One window of Pleomorphomonas sp. T1.2MG-36 genomic DNA carries:
- a CDS encoding AAA family ATPase, translating into MRLRRLDLTRYGKFTADKINFGEHVAGTPDLHIVYGLNEAGKSTSLSAYLDLLFGIEERTKYGFLHQGKAMEIGACLEFDGQLHEFKRVKQRSNSLLNEQGQPVNEALLSAPLAGLTRDAYRMMFSLDDQTLEDGGNAILESKGDLGELLFSASAGLAGISSILETAVTEADGIFRKRASSTKIAVLKRQIADLKLQRDEIDVQASAYRTLKTAFEQAEAAYNSVMKEVGTAKARHDEIARVLRAHPLSADYRRGDEQLSEYADLPHPPAEWAAELPDLIVEETRLQTQLASIGQREQKVREELEGLIVEDRLLEMGDLLNQLADAAARYATAQEDLPKRNDALSASNRKVDVILATLGQTDVDDPNSLLMPAAAIGTLRDLISDRSGVDVARQSAEKEHESARQALEKEQRDRQVLDSQSVALDAGKVAQLQSVLRRLRDGNLVSELHLAERAVTAKRQHFEDAVDGLHPWSGDGDKLRRMSPPAADRLEFWKGASSDIEKRRSQIVERERELSTKQEEDAARIAALREAIDIMDDDETRAALVEREEAWAQHLSVLDRETADRFETRMRATDAAAVARLNNARELEELRSVTAGLLVTRARVDRQHQLLRETNEELQTLRSEIRMATPPEIDLDDHASVGSWLARIGQWAETRSSTLTAWDDLHRALSDVEDVGAALATERDTLATTLISVGIVVDGLDVAAMMQAADTILADHIATQTKRLEADKRLCEVETATVQRKSTLDKAITASEEWQRNWAIALASTWFTDKECSVGAVRELLDAIAGLPEALREKDDLRHRIGSMEADRNSFVNAVAQRHEALGDTFDGSNPLDAAKALIRRLEEARQVDAKRQERDRVLADLAIERERVDGEIAVHATRKKELTDFFQVETLADVRQALECSRKRDELVEQQSKLERQIVGDMQTSSLEVAMDSLADADLAELQREQAELVTRNEDLDGRAKNLFADKARATDRLTAIGGDDAAARLEANRRTLLLEIEDLAMRYLCLKAGSLVAEYGIRTYRDKHRSAMMDRASEAFRLITRDEYTGLATRPDKDREVLIGLSRKGGSKIATELSKGTQFQLYLALRLAGYEEFAAARPSVPFIADDIMETFDEPRSEEVFRLFGQMAGVGQVIYLTHHRHLCELAVRTVPGVLIHELH; encoded by the coding sequence ATGCGCCTGCGCCGGCTTGACCTCACCCGCTACGGAAAGTTCACCGCCGATAAGATCAATTTCGGGGAACATGTCGCAGGAACGCCTGACCTGCATATCGTCTACGGACTAAACGAGGCGGGAAAATCGACGTCGCTATCAGCCTATCTCGACCTGCTGTTTGGGATCGAAGAGCGCACGAAGTACGGCTTCCTGCATCAGGGCAAGGCAATGGAAATCGGCGCCTGCCTCGAATTTGATGGGCAGTTGCATGAGTTCAAGCGTGTTAAGCAGCGGAGCAATTCGCTGCTGAATGAGCAAGGTCAGCCGGTCAACGAAGCGTTGCTAAGCGCTCCGCTCGCGGGTCTAACTCGCGACGCCTATCGGATGATGTTCTCCCTCGACGATCAGACGTTGGAGGATGGCGGCAACGCTATCCTAGAAAGCAAGGGCGATCTGGGGGAATTGCTATTCTCTGCGAGCGCCGGCCTCGCCGGCATCAGTTCAATTCTCGAAACCGCTGTCACTGAGGCCGACGGCATTTTCCGGAAGCGCGCCAGCTCGACGAAGATCGCCGTTCTCAAACGACAGATCGCGGACCTCAAATTGCAGCGCGACGAGATCGACGTTCAGGCTTCAGCTTACAGAACGTTGAAGACAGCGTTCGAGCAGGCCGAGGCGGCCTATAACTCTGTCATGAAGGAGGTCGGTACCGCAAAGGCTCGCCATGACGAGATCGCCCGCGTCCTGCGTGCGCACCCCCTTTCCGCTGACTACCGTCGGGGAGACGAGCAGCTTTCCGAATATGCGGACCTGCCGCATCCACCAGCTGAGTGGGCGGCCGAACTTCCAGACCTGATAGTCGAAGAGACGCGGCTTCAGACCCAGCTTGCCAGCATTGGACAGCGCGAGCAGAAGGTCCGGGAGGAACTCGAAGGACTCATAGTCGAGGACCGACTGCTCGAGATGGGAGATCTCCTCAATCAGCTCGCAGACGCAGCCGCACGATATGCGACCGCGCAAGAGGATCTGCCGAAACGAAACGATGCACTGTCCGCATCGAACCGCAAGGTTGATGTCATCCTCGCCACGCTGGGCCAGACGGATGTCGATGATCCGAACTCGCTGCTCATGCCGGCGGCGGCGATTGGAACGCTCCGTGATCTGATCAGCGACAGGTCTGGCGTCGATGTTGCACGACAGTCGGCCGAGAAGGAGCATGAGTCAGCCCGCCAGGCCCTTGAGAAAGAGCAGCGTGACCGACAGGTACTCGATAGCCAGAGTGTTGCGCTTGATGCCGGCAAGGTGGCACAGCTCCAATCGGTGCTGCGGCGCCTGCGTGACGGTAATCTAGTTTCTGAACTGCACCTTGCCGAACGGGCTGTTACCGCCAAACGCCAGCATTTTGAAGATGCGGTCGACGGGCTGCATCCATGGTCCGGTGACGGTGACAAACTTCGGCGCATGTCGCCACCCGCTGCCGATCGTCTTGAGTTCTGGAAGGGGGCTTCCAGCGACATAGAGAAGCGCCGCTCGCAGATCGTCGAGCGTGAACGAGAGCTCTCGACGAAGCAGGAGGAAGATGCTGCACGCATCGCAGCACTACGCGAAGCGATCGACATCATGGATGATGATGAGACGAGGGCCGCCCTTGTCGAACGGGAAGAAGCCTGGGCGCAGCATCTGTCGGTTCTCGATCGGGAAACGGCCGATCGTTTCGAGACCCGAATGCGAGCGACCGATGCAGCCGCGGTCGCACGTCTTAACAACGCCAGGGAACTCGAGGAACTGCGTTCCGTGACAGCCGGGTTGTTGGTGACAAGGGCGAGGGTTGACCGCCAACACCAATTGCTGCGGGAGACCAATGAAGAACTGCAGACACTGCGCAGCGAGATCAGGATGGCAACGCCACCCGAAATTGATCTGGACGACCATGCATCCGTCGGGTCTTGGCTGGCGAGGATCGGCCAATGGGCTGAGACCCGCTCTTCGACGTTAACTGCGTGGGATGATCTGCACCGTGCCTTAAGTGATGTTGAAGATGTCGGGGCCGCACTCGCGACGGAGCGGGATACGCTCGCAACAACGCTGATTAGTGTTGGGATCGTTGTCGATGGACTGGATGTGGCAGCCATGATGCAGGCCGCCGACACCATCCTTGCGGATCATATTGCGACGCAGACAAAACGACTGGAGGCGGACAAGCGCCTCTGTGAAGTTGAAACAGCTACAGTTCAACGGAAGTCGACACTCGACAAGGCGATCACCGCCTCCGAAGAGTGGCAGAGAAACTGGGCGATCGCTCTTGCAAGCACATGGTTCACCGACAAAGAATGCAGTGTCGGCGCTGTCCGGGAGCTTCTCGACGCGATCGCCGGCCTTCCTGAAGCTCTGCGCGAAAAGGATGATCTGCGACATCGCATAGGGTCCATGGAGGCAGATCGAAATTCCTTCGTCAACGCCGTCGCCCAACGGCATGAAGCTCTCGGCGACACATTCGATGGCAGCAATCCCCTTGACGCTGCCAAGGCCCTGATACGGCGGCTTGAGGAAGCCAGACAAGTCGACGCGAAGCGGCAGGAACGGGACCGAGTCCTTGCCGATCTTGCGATCGAACGCGAGCGGGTAGACGGCGAGATCGCGGTCCATGCCACCCGCAAGAAGGAATTGACCGACTTCTTCCAGGTCGAGACCCTTGCGGATGTGCGGCAAGCCCTCGAATGCAGCCGGAAAAGAGATGAACTGGTCGAGCAGCAGAGCAAGCTTGAGCGGCAGATCGTCGGTGACATGCAGACATCATCACTGGAGGTCGCCATGGACAGCCTTGCTGATGCCGATTTGGCTGAGCTGCAGCGGGAGCAGGCGGAACTTGTAACGCGTAATGAAGACCTGGACGGACGAGCAAAGAACCTATTCGCTGATAAGGCGCGTGCAACTGACCGACTGACCGCCATCGGCGGCGATGATGCGGCTGCCCGCCTTGAGGCGAACCGGCGCACACTGCTTTTGGAAATCGAGGACCTCGCAATGCGCTATCTTTGCCTCAAGGCGGGCAGCCTTGTCGCCGAATACGGCATTCGCACCTACAGGGACAAACACCGCAGCGCGATGATGGATCGAGCATCTGAAGCCTTCCGGCTCATCACCCGCGACGAGTATACCGGTCTTGCTACTCGTCCTGACAAGGACCGCGAAGTCCTGATTGGATTATCGCGCAAGGGTGGCTCGAAGATTGCGACCGAATTGTCAAAGGGCACCCAGTTTCAGCTGTATTTAGCGCTACGATTGGCAGGATATGAGGAGTTTGCAGCAGCCCGCCCTTCGGTTCCCTTCATCGCCGACGACATCATGGAGA
- a CDS encoding metallophosphoesterase family protein produces the protein MSFRFVHTADIHLDSPLRSLAMRNSDLAGLIGDATRQSLVSIVDLCIDERVDALMIAGDLYDGDQTSMKTARFLASQMQRLHEAGIATFVIRGNHDALSRITQELVLPPSVKVFQGRADAVELSKDSLKIHVHGLSFAKPQAPESLLDKYRRPSPDTVNIGIMHTSIAGAPGHDLYAPCKAADLHGWGYDYWALGHIHARAQHAGDRMVIMPGIPQGRDINEGGEKSATLVTVHDDRSISSEERLTSIAQFERISVDLSSARSWREAAELVEQGVGVARDGARSAHLVGRLQLAGATPLSWQLRRDRELLLAEIEQRAEGLGKVWIEKIEIATTAPVSAQVGTATADPVLELGELMRSDIIHQHGVREAVGDLVKELRDDLPPEARGFSGDDEAAFEALIDQLLTDGSEDMLARLKPEASEIN, from the coding sequence ATGTCATTCCGGTTTGTCCATACGGCCGACATTCACCTGGATTCGCCATTGCGCTCGCTTGCGATGCGCAACAGCGATCTTGCCGGCCTGATCGGAGACGCGACGCGCCAATCGCTGGTGTCGATAGTCGACCTCTGCATCGACGAGCGGGTCGACGCACTGATGATTGCTGGTGATCTGTATGACGGCGACCAGACGTCGATGAAGACGGCACGTTTTCTTGCAAGCCAGATGCAGCGTCTGCACGAGGCGGGTATCGCCACCTTTGTCATCCGCGGAAACCACGATGCTCTCTCCCGTATCACCCAGGAACTGGTCCTTCCGCCCTCAGTCAAGGTCTTCCAAGGTCGCGCCGATGCGGTGGAGCTGTCGAAAGACAGCTTGAAAATCCACGTTCACGGACTGAGTTTTGCCAAACCTCAGGCTCCTGAAAGCCTCCTCGATAAGTATCGACGGCCCTCCCCAGATACTGTCAACATCGGCATCATGCACACCAGTATAGCCGGAGCTCCAGGCCACGATCTTTATGCGCCATGCAAGGCAGCTGACTTGCATGGATGGGGGTACGACTATTGGGCCCTGGGCCATATCCATGCGCGCGCGCAGCACGCCGGGGACCGGATGGTAATCATGCCTGGTATCCCTCAAGGGCGAGATATCAACGAGGGTGGCGAGAAGTCGGCCACCCTCGTTACGGTACACGACGATCGAAGCATCTCTAGCGAGGAGCGACTGACCAGCATTGCGCAGTTCGAAAGGATTTCAGTCGATCTCTCTTCCGCCCGATCATGGCGCGAAGCAGCCGAACTCGTTGAGCAAGGAGTAGGTGTCGCTCGTGACGGCGCACGCTCGGCCCATCTCGTCGGCCGCCTTCAATTGGCAGGGGCAACGCCGTTGTCATGGCAGTTGCGTCGCGATCGCGAACTGCTGCTGGCGGAGATCGAGCAACGCGCCGAGGGGCTCGGTAAGGTTTGGATCGAGAAGATCGAGATCGCGACCACAGCACCGGTGAGCGCACAGGTTGGAACTGCAACCGCCGACCCGGTCCTAGAACTTGGCGAACTGATGCGAAGCGACATCATTCACCAGCACGGTGTTCGTGAAGCTGTGGGCGATTTGGTCAAGGAACTGCGCGATGACCTGCCCCCTGAAGCGCGTGGGTTCAGCGGCGATGACGAAGCCGCGTTCGAAGCCCTGATCGACCAGCTGCTGACGGACGGCAGCGAGGACATGCTGGCCCGGTTGAAGCCGGAAGCGTCGGAGATTAACTGA